In Chroicocephalus ridibundus chromosome 21, bChrRid1.1, whole genome shotgun sequence, the sequence tggggcactgctgctgccgggggacactgctggggcttggggacaccacTGGGGGACACTGATAGGGCTTGGGGAcactgctgtggggcactgctgctgccgggggacactgctggggcttggggacaccacTGGGGGACACTGATAGGGCTTGGGGACACTGCTgtggggctctgctgctgcttggcAACGGTGATGGGACTTGGGGACACTGCTGGGGAgactgctggggctggggagatcGTTGTGGGacactgccagggctggggacatcatcagggcttggggacacagctggggctggggacactgcaaTGGGGCCCTGCTGAGGCTGGGGACGCTGCTGTGGGACACTGTCAGGGCTGGGGACGACACTCCAGGACActgctggggcttggggacactgccagggctggggacaatgCTGGGGGACCCTGCTGGGGGacactgctggggctggggacgctGCTGGGGCTTGGAGACACTGTGTGGGGCACTGCTGGGGCTGAGGACACTGCtagggagggggggacacggcaggggTGCCCGGGACAGACTGGAGTGGCACTGGGAAATGGGAGGTATCGATGGGGACGGGGGCAATGGGGTGGAGGACATTGTCGCAGAGCAGGGGATGGGACATGGGACAGCCAGagtcccccctgcatccccccccggCTAAAACCACCCCACGGAggacaaggggacatggggggcagtTCCCGGGGCACCGGGCACAAGGACATGGCTCCTCCGCAAACGTGAGGACAGGGAGTGAGGCCGGTCACAGGaccccccgctgtccccttctCAGTGACCAGAGGGATTTTCTGACCCCCACAGGGTTCTTCTCcgggcaaggaggaggaaggaggaggaaggagacccCGGTCTGGCCGGGGACACAAAGAAGGGGGTGATACCAGGGGCCACAGGTGACCAGCCCCATCCTGCTGGGTGCTGAGGGCTCCTTTGGGGTGAGCTGCACCCTTGGGTGCTCCCCAAGCCAGGGGGCCCTTGGAGAAGGTGGGGACAAGGCCACTGTCCCCAACCTGGGTCGGGGCTCCTTTATGCACCACATCCTGGTGTGGAAAACAAGAGGGGACCCAGGCAGGCGCCATCGCTCCGGGCGCCCCCTGGGCTGAGACCTGACCAAACTCAGGTCGGAGGAGCAGGACCCCACAGGGAGATCGGAGGCAAAGATGCTCAGTCTCACCGCATCCTGCTGCGGGGACAAAGCCAAGCGGGTCCCCAGGCTCCCAGCCCAGTGGTGGCAGCCACCGCCAGCATGAATGTCACCGGGACGGCGGGAAACCGGAGCTGCGCCATTGAGGAGCCAGTCCTGCTGCCCACCTTCTCCACAGCAGCCAAGGTGCGGGTGGCTGtcacctgcctcctcttcctctcctcggTGTGCTGCAACGGGGCTGTGCTCTGGTCGGCCGCCCGGGCACCACAGCGGCGGCCACCCCGCATCCGCATCCTGATGGCCAACCTGGCAGCAGCCGATCTGCTGGTGACGCTGGTGGTGATGCCGTTGGACGCTGCCTGGAATGTCACCGTGCAGTGGTACGGGGGGGATGTGGCGTGCCGGGGGCTCATGTTCCTCAAGTTGGCCGCCATGTATGCCTCGGCCTTCATCACCGTCGTCATCGCCTTGGACCGCCACGCCGCCATTGTCAACCCCCTGGTGCTGGGCTGCGCCGAGAGGAGGAACAAGGCCATGCTGTGCACAGCGTGGGGGCTCAGTgccctgctggccctgccccAGGTAGGTGAACCCTCAGCCCCGAGGTCAGGAGGGGATGTCACCACCTTGGGTGGGATGATGATGACgatggcagaggggaggaagggcACTGATGGCCTCCTGCCTCCTTGCAGGCGTTCGTGTTCCGCACGGTGAGCCGGTCACGGCCACGGCGCTTCGTGCAGTGCGCGACGGTGGGGAGTTTTGGAGCGCACTGGCAGGAGACGCTCTACAACATGTTCACCTTtgcctgcctcttcctcctgcccctccttgtCATGGTGCTCTGCTACGGCCGCATCCTCGCTGCCATCTCGGGCAGGATGAAGGACCCCCGCGGTGAGTGCTGGGGCTCTGCCTCCaccccttttctcttccttttccacctCCCTGCAGTCCCGCAccccgcttccccctccccagctcattAACCCAACTGTCTAATTAACCTAattcctgccctctccttcccacctcttgctccattcgcgccctgcagcctcctcccggGAGATCCAGCTCCGTCGCTCTTACGACAACATCCCCCGGGCCAGGATGCGGACGCTCAAGATGTCCATCGTCATCGTCCTGACCTTCATCGTCTGCTGGACACCCTACTACCTCCTGGGCCTCTGGTACTGGTTCTCCCCGGAGATGTTGACCCGGGAGAAGGTGCCGCCATCCCTCAGCcacatcctcttcctctttggcCTCTTCAACACCTGCCTGGACCCACTCGTCTATGGGCTTTTCACGGTGCATTTCCGCAGGGAAATGTGGCGCATTTGCCGCTGCAGCCGCCGCCAGCACGAGCAGGAGGCTGCCTCTGCCCTCACGGGTTCCTTCCACATCTCCACCGCGGTGGTGCCAACCCGGAGAACCGGGAACAGCCTGGGGGAAGCTGAAAAACACCAGCTGGAGGTGATGGCGGCGGCAGCTCCGCCAGGCCGGGGATGCGAGCTGTGTCGCAGGAGGACAGTGGAGAGCTTCATGTGACagggaggccaggctggacgcCACAGCGGCCCCCAAAAGAAGGGCAGGGGATGACACGAGGGCTCTGCGCCACCATGAAGCCGCTTGGCAATAAATTCCCATTATTTTCTCAGCAGAAGCCTGTCTTTGGGCCGGGGGAAACCAGAGCTGGCACTGCAACATCACCGGCACATCATCTGTGCCAGGCAGGAATTCATTGCACCAGCAACGACTAAGCCAGAAGCAAAGCATCAGGCAGAAAGCAAAATCTGGGGCAGAAATTCCTTTAAAAGACGCAGCAGGGGGTCGTTTTGGGGATCaaaaaatgtcaaatttaaaaCATGCCCTTTCACCTGCGCTGGAGGTGCGGGGAGAATTCAATGCTCCTGGAGCTGAGCGACACAGAAAGGCCGCAGATCCCACAGCGAACAGCATGCGGCTAAATAAAGCTGTCGCTTCCAAacactattttaaagaaaaatggctttttcagCTAATAAGTTGTTCTACCGCCAGCCCCAAGATTGACACCTGTGACAGTGACATTGACTGGTTTTAGGCGAATCTAAAATTAGCAGTGAGGCACGAAAGGAACTGGGGCTTGGTTACAGCTTCTCAGAATGTTTAATTAAGGACAAATAATAAGAGGACAATTTTACACAAAATCAGTGTTATTTAAAAGGCTGAGTTCACGCGCAAACATAAAGTCAACAGAATAAACCCCTCAGGAGATGTACGGAACGGTTGCCTGGGGTATAGAAAACAACTTTCtccaaaagaagagtggccaaaATGCCAGGTCACTCGCAGGCGTAACAAAATGCTTAAAAACGTGGGGGGTTGGGATGTCCCCAGGCCACGGGGGCTGCACCCGCCACGAACGCGAGTGAAATGCTCCCCCTGAAAACCTCAGGTGTTGCTTCTTCACTCCGCTTTTCTTgtttgaaaacaataaaatctgGTAAGAAGCAACTCTGCCAAAGTGATGAActgttttactcctccagctatTCCTCAAATGCCCTGCCCCCAATGTACAacatccccacccccaccccctcccctcccagttctcccagtttgGACTTGGAACGCATGGGTAGGAATGAAGATCCATCATCGGCGTCGCCTGTCCGGACTCCTGCTCCGCCGGCGCCCGCCCCTGGAAGAGAGGACAGAGCGTGGTTTACCAGCATTTGGAGCCCACGTGGTGATTTCACCCTCACTAATTTAGTGGCTTTCT encodes:
- the LOC134526018 gene encoding gonadotropin-releasing hormone II receptor-like, with product MNVTGTAGNRSCAIEEPVLLPTFSTAAKVRVAVTCLLFLSSVCCNGAVLWSAARAPQRRPPRIRILMANLAAADLLVTLVVMPLDAAWNVTVQWYGGDVACRGLMFLKLAAMYASAFITVVIALDRHAAIVNPLVLGCAERRNKAMLCTAWGLSALLALPQAFVFRTVSRSRPRRFVQCATVGSFGAHWQETLYNMFTFACLFLLPLLVMVLCYGRILAAISGRMKDPRASSREIQLRRSYDNIPRARMRTLKMSIVIVLTFIVCWTPYYLLGLWYWFSPEMLTREKVPPSLSHILFLFGLFNTCLDPLVYGLFTVHFRREMWRICRCSRRQHEQEAASALTGSFHISTAVVPTRRTGNSLGEAEKHQLEVMAAAAPPGRGCELCRRRTVESFM